From Enterococcus mediterraneensis, the proteins below share one genomic window:
- a CDS encoding gluconeogenesis factor YvcK family protein, giving the protein MKMKTYRIRKPKIVVVGGGTGLPVILRSLRNQGVDITAVVTVADDGGSSGEIRESIAMSPPGDLRNVLAALSDMPKLYSDIFQYRFKKEDKFLANHALGNLIIAAISEMRGSTYEAIQLLSKMMHVNGHIYPSSEDPLVLHAVFTDGTEAVGESKIALDRKTIDHVFVRNQHGDDEPKAARKVVSTIMEADMIVLGPGSLFTSILPNLMISQIGKALMETSAETVYICNIMTQKGETEHFTDADHVRVLHKHLEGRFIDTVLVNTEKVPEGYMDPLIYDEYLVQVKHDFKGLRKEECRVVSADFLKLEDGGVFHDGEKVAEELLRIVYGAK; this is encoded by the coding sequence ATGAAGATGAAAACATACCGTATCCGCAAACCGAAGATCGTCGTTGTCGGCGGCGGGACCGGTTTGCCGGTCATTTTAAGAAGTCTGCGCAATCAAGGGGTGGACATCACAGCAGTTGTGACGGTAGCTGATGATGGCGGCAGCAGCGGGGAGATCCGCGAGTCCATCGCCATGTCACCGCCGGGAGATCTGCGAAATGTTTTGGCGGCGTTATCGGATATGCCAAAATTATATTCAGATATTTTTCAATATCGTTTTAAAAAAGAAGACAAGTTTTTAGCCAATCATGCGTTGGGAAATCTGATCATTGCGGCGATCTCTGAAATGCGGGGCAGTACGTATGAAGCGATCCAATTATTGTCTAAAATGATGCACGTGAATGGACATATCTATCCTTCCAGCGAGGATCCGCTGGTACTGCACGCAGTTTTCACAGATGGGACCGAAGCTGTCGGCGAATCAAAGATCGCATTGGATCGCAAGACCATCGATCATGTCTTTGTCCGTAATCAGCATGGCGATGATGAACCGAAAGCGGCTCGTAAAGTTGTTTCTACCATTATGGAAGCCGATATGATCGTTTTAGGACCGGGCAGCTTATTTACCAGTATCTTGCCGAATCTGATGATCAGTCAAATCGGTAAAGCGTTGATGGAGACTTCAGCCGAAACTGTTTATATCTGCAATATCATGACGCAAAAAGGGGAAACCGAGCATTTTACGGATGCTGATCATGTACGAGTGTTGCATAAGCATTTAGAAGGGCGCTTTATCGATACTGTTTTAGTAAACACGGAGAAAGTTCCTGAAGGCTATATGGACCCCTTGATCTATGATGAATACTTGGTGCAGGTCAAACATGATTTTAAAGGACTGCGAAAAGAAGAATGTCGCGTGGTTTCTGCCGACTTTTTGAAACTAGAAGACGGCGGCGTTTTCCATGACGGGGAAAAAGTTGCCGAAGAATTATTGCGTATCGTATACGGCGCAAAATAA
- the whiA gene encoding DNA-binding protein WhiA, protein MSFAADVKKELTGLTVHREHAKAELAALIRMNGSLSLTNHQFVLNIQTENAAIARRIYSLLKDHFNVRSELLVRRKMKLKKNNVYIVRLKQDTQRVLNELDIMDGMMFHTHVSDEIMGNAQKMRSYLRGAFMASGSVNNPETSRYHLEIYSIYEEHNQDICDMLNYYDLNARMLERRNGYISYLKGAEKIADFLTLIGATNSMLKFEDVRIVRDMRNSVNRLVNCETANLNKTIDAASKQIDNIQFIEQHVGLQALPEKLQEIAELRLEHPEVSLKELGEMIPSGAISKSGINHRIRKINEFAERLREKA, encoded by the coding sequence ATGTCATTTGCAGCAGATGTCAAGAAGGAATTGACAGGCTTGACTGTTCATCGGGAACACGCAAAAGCAGAATTAGCGGCACTGATCCGAATGAATGGCTCACTGAGTTTGACTAATCATCAATTCGTCTTGAACATTCAAACTGAAAATGCTGCGATTGCCAGACGAATCTATTCTCTGTTAAAAGATCACTTTAATGTCCGCAGCGAATTGCTGGTACGGCGCAAAATGAAATTGAAGAAGAATAATGTTTATATCGTTCGTTTGAAGCAAGATACGCAGCGGGTACTGAATGAATTAGACATCATGGACGGCATGATGTTCCATACGCATGTATCTGATGAAATCATGGGCAATGCGCAAAAAATGCGTTCGTATCTTCGGGGAGCTTTCATGGCTTCTGGTTCGGTGAACAATCCAGAGACCAGCCGTTATCATTTAGAAATCTATTCTATTTATGAAGAGCACAACCAAGATATTTGCGATATGCTGAATTACTATGATTTGAATGCCCGCATGTTGGAGCGGCGCAACGGCTATATTTCCTATCTCAAAGGAGCCGAAAAGATCGCTGATTTTTTGACGTTGATCGGTGCTACGAACTCAATGCTGAAATTCGAAGATGTTCGGATCGTCCGGGATATGCGCAATTCTGTGAATCGCTTGGTGAATTGTGAAACAGCCAATCTGAACAAAACCATCGATGCCGCTTCTAAACAAATCGACAATATCCAATTTATCGAACAACATGTCGGTTTACAGGCATTACCGGAAAAATTACAGGAAATCGCTGAATTGCGATTGGAACATCCTGAGGTCAGTTTGAAAGAATTAGGGGAAATGATCCCCTCTGGTGCGATCTCCAAATCAGGGATCAACCATCGAATCCGCAAAATCAATGAATTTGCAGAACGATTACGGGAAAAAGCTTAA
- the uvrB gene encoding excinuclease ABC subunit UvrB codes for MIERETSHKFELVSKYQPAGDQPEAINQLVKGVVGGKKAQILLGATGTGKTYTISNLIKEVNKPTLIIAHNKTLAGQLYGEFKEFFPNNAVEYFVSYYDYYQPEAYVPSSDTYIEKDSSINDEIDKLRHSATSALLERNDVIVVASVSCIFGLGSPIEYQKQVVSLRVGMEISRDQLLRSLIDIQFERNDIDFQRGRFRVRGDVVEIFPASRDERALRVEFFGDEIERIREVDALTGEILAETEHVSIFPATHFVTNEDYLEHAIASIKAELEDRLEVLRSENKLLEAQRLEQRTNYDLEMLREMGYTSGIENYSRHMDGRKEGEPPYTLLDFFPDDFLLVVDESHVTMPQIRGMYNGDRARKQMLVDYGFRLPSALDNRPLRLEEFEEHVNQIVYVSATPGPYEAEQTDTVVQQIIRPTGLLDPVIEVRPIMGQIDDLVGEINDRVEKDQRVFVTTLTKKMSEDLTDYFKELGIKVKYLHSDIKTLERTEIIRDLRLGEFDVLVGINLLREGLDVPEVSLVAILDADKEGFLRSERSLVQTIGRAARNSDGKVIMYADKVTDSMQRAIDETARRRSIQEKYNEEHGIVPKTIIKEIRDLISITKVAEEGETYETATYDDLTKEEKDILLIKLEKEMKEAAKALDFETAATLRDTILELKASE; via the coding sequence ATGATTGAGAGAGAGACCTCCCATAAATTTGAATTAGTTTCCAAATATCAACCGGCAGGAGATCAGCCTGAAGCGATCAATCAATTGGTAAAAGGGGTAGTGGGCGGCAAGAAAGCACAGATATTGCTGGGTGCGACTGGTACCGGGAAGACTTATACGATCTCTAATTTGATCAAAGAAGTCAATAAACCTACATTGATCATTGCTCATAATAAGACCCTTGCTGGGCAGTTATACGGTGAGTTTAAGGAGTTTTTTCCGAATAATGCCGTAGAATATTTTGTCAGTTACTATGATTATTATCAACCGGAAGCGTATGTGCCTTCCAGTGATACTTATATCGAGAAAGACTCCAGTATCAATGATGAAATCGATAAATTACGCCACTCGGCTACTAGCGCTTTACTTGAGCGAAACGATGTAATCGTGGTGGCTTCTGTGTCGTGTATTTTTGGTTTGGGTTCACCTATCGAATACCAAAAACAAGTCGTTTCATTACGGGTAGGGATGGAGATTTCTCGTGATCAGCTGTTGCGCAGTTTGATCGATATCCAATTTGAACGCAATGATATTGATTTTCAGCGGGGGCGTTTTCGTGTCCGTGGTGATGTTGTGGAGATTTTTCCGGCATCTCGTGATGAACGGGCTTTGCGTGTGGAATTTTTCGGCGATGAGATCGAACGAATCCGTGAAGTCGATGCGTTGACTGGAGAGATCTTAGCAGAAACAGAACATGTTTCGATCTTCCCGGCAACACACTTTGTTACGAATGAAGATTACTTAGAACATGCGATTGCTTCTATTAAAGCGGAACTTGAAGACCGTCTGGAAGTTTTGCGCAGTGAAAATAAATTATTAGAAGCTCAACGTTTAGAACAACGTACGAATTATGATTTAGAGATGTTGCGAGAGATGGGGTATACGTCAGGGATCGAAAACTATTCTCGTCATATGGATGGACGTAAAGAAGGCGAGCCGCCGTATACATTGCTGGACTTCTTTCCAGATGACTTCTTATTAGTAGTAGATGAATCTCACGTGACCATGCCTCAGATCCGTGGGATGTATAATGGCGACCGTGCCCGCAAACAAATGCTGGTAGATTACGGTTTTCGTTTGCCGTCAGCGTTGGATAACCGCCCATTACGGTTAGAAGAATTTGAAGAACATGTCAATCAGATCGTCTATGTATCAGCAACACCAGGTCCTTATGAAGCAGAACAGACGGATACTGTTGTTCAACAAATCATTCGACCGACCGGATTGCTGGATCCTGTTATTGAAGTTCGGCCGATCATGGGACAAATCGATGATCTGGTAGGGGAAATCAATGATCGAGTAGAAAAAGATCAGCGGGTCTTTGTGACTACCTTGACGAAAAAAATGTCCGAAGATTTGACCGATTACTTCAAAGAATTAGGAATCAAAGTAAAATATCTGCACAGTGATATCAAAACATTGGAACGAACAGAGATCATTCGCGATCTTCGTTTAGGGGAATTTGATGTGCTTGTTGGGATCAACTTGCTTCGGGAAGGTCTGGATGTTCCGGAAGTTTCTCTAGTGGCGATCCTTGATGCAGATAAAGAAGGCTTTTTACGGAGTGAACGTTCCTTAGTACAAACGATCGGTCGTGCCGCTCGTAATTCAGACGGGAAAGTAATCATGTACGCCGATAAAGTGACGGATTCGATGCAGCGGGCGATAGATGAAACAGCGCGTCGTCGTTCGATCCAAGAAAAATATAATGAAGAACATGGAATCGTACCGAAGACCATCATCAAAGAGATCCGCGATTTGATTTCCATCACCAAGGTAGCAGAAGAAGGCGAAACTTATGAAACTGCGACTTATGATGACTTGACGAAAGAAGAAAAAGATATTTTACTTATTAAATTAGAAAAAGAAATGAAAGAAGCGGCAAAAGCGTTAGACTTTGAAACAGCCGCGACTTTACGGGATACGATTTTAGAATTAAAGGCGTCTGAATAG
- a CDS encoding amino acid racemase: protein MENFFSILGGMGTMATESFVRLLNQRTVAHKDQDYLNYVLFNHATVPDRTAYILDRTLENPMPFLLDDIAKQNLLQPNFIVLTCNTAHYFFDELQAATDIEILHMPREAARELTRQQIKGKVAFLGTEGSVKAGVYEKELRDAEFDVVIPDRALQEKVNHLIYQDIKENDFLNQELYFEILQEAVEKYQCERIVLGCTELSLMEEFTENNPYPVVDAQSILVDRTIERALEDRAKLSDESLKINKA from the coding sequence GTGGAGAATTTTTTTAGTATTTTAGGCGGGATGGGCACGATGGCGACTGAAAGTTTCGTTCGTCTGCTGAACCAGCGTACTGTGGCTCACAAAGACCAAGACTATCTGAATTATGTATTGTTTAATCATGCGACGGTTCCTGACCGGACAGCGTATATCTTGGATAGAACCCTCGAAAATCCAATGCCTTTTTTACTGGATGATATTGCCAAACAAAATCTCTTACAGCCGAATTTTATTGTCTTGACTTGTAATACAGCTCATTATTTCTTTGACGAACTGCAAGCTGCCACTGATATCGAGATCTTGCATATGCCTCGGGAAGCGGCTCGTGAATTGACGAGACAGCAAATCAAAGGAAAAGTTGCTTTTTTAGGAACAGAAGGCAGTGTCAAGGCCGGTGTGTATGAAAAAGAGTTGAGAGATGCTGAATTTGATGTGGTGATCCCAGACAGAGCACTGCAAGAAAAGGTCAATCATCTGATCTATCAAGATATCAAGGAAAATGATTTTTTGAATCAGGAATTGTATTTTGAGATCTTACAAGAAGCGGTTGAAAAATATCAATGCGAACGGATCGTTCTAGGTTGTACAGAACTTTCATTAATGGAAGAATTTACCGAAAACAATCCTTATCCGGTAGTGGATGCGCAATCGATTTTGGTGGACCGGACGATCGAACGAGCGTTAGAAGATCGCGCAAAGTTGAGTGATGAATCGCTAAAAATAAATAAAGCGTAA
- the rapZ gene encoding RNase adapter RapZ, whose translation MQDNLQLVIITGMSGAGKTVAIQSFEDMGFFCIDNMPPSLVPKFWELIKESGKITKIALVVDLRSRSFFEEIENMLIDIENTNFIDTQMLFLDASDEELVSRYKETRRAHPLAMNGLITEGIRKERAILEDIKPKATIIIDTTKLTPRQLREKINSEFKTSNEHGFRIEIISFGFKYGLPIDADIVMDVRFLPNPHYIADLRPLTGLDKQVYDYVMSFSETEEFYQHFIGLLEAIMPGYVHEGKSSLTIAIGCTGGQHRSVALSERIGEELSKNYKVNITHRDKDKRKETVNRS comes from the coding sequence ATGCAAGACAATCTGCAATTAGTAATCATAACAGGGATGAGCGGCGCTGGAAAAACAGTCGCGATCCAAAGCTTTGAGGATATGGGCTTTTTCTGTATCGATAATATGCCGCCATCATTAGTTCCGAAATTTTGGGAATTAATCAAAGAATCGGGAAAAATCACCAAAATCGCTTTAGTCGTTGACTTGCGATCACGTTCTTTCTTTGAAGAAATCGAAAATATGCTGATCGATATTGAAAATACGAATTTTATTGACACACAGATGCTCTTTTTAGACGCTTCTGATGAGGAATTGGTTTCTCGCTATAAAGAGACGAGACGTGCGCATCCATTGGCGATGAATGGGTTGATCACAGAAGGTATTCGCAAAGAACGGGCGATCTTAGAAGATATCAAGCCAAAAGCGACGATCATTATTGATACTACCAAACTGACACCTCGACAATTAAGAGAAAAAATCAACAGCGAGTTCAAAACTTCAAATGAGCATGGTTTCCGAATCGAGATCATTTCATTTGGATTCAAGTATGGTCTGCCAATCGATGCTGATATCGTGATGGATGTCCGCTTTTTACCTAATCCTCACTACATCGCAGACTTGCGCCCATTGACCGGTCTTGATAAACAAGTTTACGACTATGTCATGTCCTTTAGTGAAACGGAAGAGTTTTATCAACACTTTATCGGTTTATTGGAAGCGATCATGCCAGGGTATGTCCATGAAGGAAAAAGCAGTTTGACGATCGCTATCGGCTGTACAGGCGGACAGCATCGTTCAGTCGCATTAAGCGAACGGATCGGTGAAGAACTTTCAAAAAATTATAAAGTAAATATCACCCATCGTGACAAAGATAAGCGCAAAGAGACGGTGAATCGTTCATGA
- a CDS encoding carboxylate--amine ligase translates to MNDQISFIPILLGSDMNVYGMARAFHEEYGISSIAYASDQLAPTRYSRIVDVKVIEGFDKDPVFIQELLNLAKNTYNDPSKRYLLIACGDGYAELLSQHKEELAPYYVFAANDYSLFKRLINKVSFYEVCEEYQLPYPKTLIVKKEMVIDGKLNQPLPFDFPVALKPANSVEWLSVHFEGRKKAFIIDNQAEFDMILDRLYQAGYTSEMIVQDFIPGDDSNMRVLNAYVDHDRNVRMMFLGHPLLEDPTPASVGNYVVIVPDYNEKIYQTIKEFLTKINYVGFANFDMKYDVRDGEYKLFEINLRQGRSSFFVTLNGFNLAKYITEDLVYSSVFRETEYGTNKSPNAKVWLGVPKKIFRKYARDNADKAFAEKLIKEGRFGTTVFYNKDQSIKRWALMQYMFHNYIKRFKKYFNVKEG, encoded by the coding sequence ATGAATGATCAAATCAGCTTTATTCCGATTCTTTTAGGCAGTGATATGAATGTTTATGGTATGGCGCGAGCATTCCACGAAGAGTATGGAATCTCATCTATTGCCTATGCCTCAGATCAGCTTGCCCCAACGCGTTACAGCAGAATCGTCGATGTGAAAGTGATCGAAGGATTTGACAAAGATCCGGTATTTATTCAAGAATTATTGAATTTAGCGAAAAACACCTATAATGATCCATCTAAGAGATATTTATTGATCGCTTGTGGGGACGGCTATGCAGAATTGCTGTCTCAACATAAAGAGGAATTGGCTCCGTATTATGTTTTTGCGGCAAATGATTATTCATTGTTCAAGCGATTGATCAACAAAGTAAGTTTTTATGAAGTCTGTGAAGAATATCAGCTTCCATATCCAAAAACGCTGATCGTGAAAAAAGAAATGGTGATTGACGGCAAGTTGAATCAACCATTGCCTTTTGATTTTCCGGTAGCGTTAAAACCTGCCAATAGCGTAGAATGGCTTTCTGTTCATTTTGAAGGACGTAAAAAAGCGTTTATCATTGATAATCAGGCAGAATTTGATATGATTTTAGATCGTTTGTATCAAGCTGGTTATACTAGCGAAATGATCGTGCAAGATTTTATCCCTGGTGATGACAGCAATATGCGAGTTTTGAACGCATATGTCGACCATGACAGAAATGTCCGCATGATGTTCTTGGGTCACCCCTTATTGGAAGATCCAACGCCTGCTTCTGTAGGAAATTATGTGGTGATCGTTCCTGATTATAACGAAAAGATCTATCAAACCATCAAAGAATTTTTGACAAAGATCAATTATGTAGGATTCGCGAACTTTGATATGAAATATGATGTACGCGACGGTGAATACAAACTGTTCGAGATCAATCTGCGTCAAGGAAGAAGCAGCTTTTTCGTTACGCTGAACGGATTCAATCTAGCCAAATATATCACAGAAGATCTTGTCTACTCGTCTGTCTTCCGGGAAACAGAATATGGGACCAATAAATCGCCAAACGCTAAAGTTTGGTTGGGAGTTCCGAAGAAGATTTTCAGAAAATATGCCCGCGACAATGCCGACAAAGCATTTGCGGAGAAACTGATAAAAGAAGGCCGCTTTGGAACGACAGTCTTTTATAATAAAGACCAATCGATCAAACGCTGGGCTTTGATGCAGTACATGTTCCATAACTATATCAAGCGATTCAAAAAATATTTTAACGTGAAAGAAGGATAG
- the uvrA gene encoding excinuclease ABC subunit UvrA, with product MANDKIVIHGARAHNLKNIDVTIPRDKLVVVTGLSGSGKSSLAFDTLYAEGQRRYVESLSAYARQFLGQMDKPDVDSIDGLSPAISIDQKTTSKNPRSTVGTVTEINDYLRLLYARVGHPICPNDHIEITSQSVEQMVDEVLQLPERTKIQILAPIVYQKKGQHKKVFERIQREGYVRVRVDGEIYDISEVPELEKNKKHEISIVIDRIVVKEGIRSRLFDSFEASLRLAEGYAVVDVIGQDEMLFSEHYSCPYCGFTVGELEPRLFSFNAPFGACPECDGLGVKLEVDVDLVIPDPTKTLRQGAIVPWNPISSQYYPQMLEQACDSFGIDMDTPFEELPEEHQAIILNGSNGESFHFHYENDFGGVRDVEVAFEGVLTNIKRRYHETNSDFTRDQMRLYMTELTCQACHGYRLNPQALSVQINGTNIGQISELAINNSLDFFETVNLSETEQVIATPILKEINDRLSFLRNVGLDYLTLSRAAGTLSGGEAQRIRLATQIGSNLSGVLYILDEPSIGLHQRDNDRLLDSLRKMRDLGNTLIVVEHDEDTMRAADYLIDVGPGAGQEGGEIVAAGTPAQVAKNKKSLTGQYLSGKKVIPVPTERRQGTGEKVKITGASENNLKNVSVEFPLGKFIAVTGVSGSGKSTLVNEILKKALAQKINRNSNKPGKFKTLTGYEKIEKIVDIDQSPIGRTPRSNPATYTSVFDDIRDLFAKTNEAKMRGYKKGRFSFNVKGGRCEACKGDGIIKIEMHFLPDVYVPCEVCHGKRYNSETLEVHYKGKNIAEILEMTVEDAVEFFQHIPKIHRKLQTIVDVGLGYVTLGQPATTLSGGEAQRMKLASELHKSSNGKSFYILDEPTTGLHTDDIARLLKVLERLADAGNTVLVIEHNLDVIKSADHVIDLGPEGGDGGGTIIAEGTPEAIAAVPESYTGQYLKKVLK from the coding sequence ATGGCAAATGACAAGATCGTGATTCATGGTGCGCGTGCCCATAATCTGAAAAATATCGATGTAACGATCCCTCGTGATAAATTAGTTGTAGTGACGGGATTATCCGGTTCAGGGAAAAGCTCGTTGGCATTTGATACATTATATGCTGAAGGACAACGGCGATATGTTGAAAGTCTGTCAGCCTATGCGCGGCAATTTTTAGGTCAAATGGATAAACCGGATGTCGACAGTATCGACGGATTAAGTCCGGCGATCTCTATCGACCAAAAGACTACCAGCAAAAACCCTCGTTCCACAGTCGGTACCGTGACGGAGATCAATGACTATCTCCGTCTGCTTTATGCTCGTGTCGGCCATCCTATCTGTCCTAACGATCATATCGAGATCACTAGTCAATCAGTAGAACAAATGGTAGATGAAGTGTTGCAGCTGCCTGAACGGACGAAGATCCAGATCTTGGCACCGATCGTCTATCAAAAAAAGGGACAACACAAAAAAGTCTTTGAACGAATCCAACGAGAAGGCTATGTCCGAGTACGTGTCGATGGCGAAATCTATGATATTTCAGAAGTGCCTGAGTTGGAAAAAAATAAAAAGCATGAAATCAGTATCGTGATCGACCGGATCGTCGTCAAAGAAGGAATCCGTTCTCGTCTGTTCGACTCATTCGAAGCTTCGTTGCGACTTGCGGAAGGCTATGCGGTGGTCGATGTGATCGGACAAGATGAAATGCTGTTTAGTGAACACTATTCATGTCCTTATTGCGGATTTACAGTAGGCGAACTTGAACCCCGTCTGTTCTCATTCAATGCTCCCTTTGGCGCTTGTCCGGAATGTGACGGTTTAGGGGTCAAATTGGAAGTCGATGTGGATCTAGTCATTCCTGATCCAACGAAAACACTGCGCCAAGGAGCGATCGTTCCTTGGAATCCCATCAGTTCGCAGTATTATCCTCAAATGCTGGAACAAGCTTGTGACAGCTTTGGTATCGATATGGATACACCGTTTGAAGAATTACCAGAAGAACATCAAGCGATTATATTGAACGGTTCTAATGGTGAAAGTTTCCATTTTCATTATGAAAATGATTTTGGCGGTGTACGAGATGTAGAAGTCGCATTCGAAGGAGTGCTGACCAATATCAAACGCCGCTACCATGAAACGAATAGTGATTTTACGCGGGACCAAATGCGTTTGTATATGACTGAACTGACCTGTCAAGCGTGTCATGGATACCGTTTGAACCCACAAGCATTGTCTGTTCAAATCAATGGAACAAATATCGGACAAATCAGCGAATTGGCTATCAATAATAGTTTGGATTTCTTTGAAACAGTGAATCTGTCAGAGACCGAACAAGTCATCGCAACACCGATTTTAAAAGAAATCAATGACCGCTTGAGCTTTTTGCGAAACGTGGGTCTGGATTATCTGACATTGAGCCGAGCAGCGGGAACATTGTCCGGGGGCGAAGCGCAGCGGATCCGTTTGGCTACGCAGATCGGTTCAAATCTTTCCGGTGTGTTGTATATCTTGGATGAACCTTCTATCGGGCTCCATCAAAGAGATAATGATCGTTTGTTAGACTCTTTGCGGAAAATGCGGGATCTTGGAAATACGCTGATCGTGGTAGAACATGACGAAGATACGATGCGTGCGGCGGATTACCTGATCGATGTGGGTCCAGGGGCTGGACAAGAAGGCGGCGAGATCGTAGCGGCAGGAACACCAGCACAAGTGGCGAAAAATAAAAAATCTTTGACTGGACAATATCTGTCAGGAAAAAAAGTGATCCCTGTACCGACAGAACGTCGACAAGGAACGGGAGAAAAAGTCAAAATCACCGGTGCCAGTGAAAACAACTTGAAAAATGTGAGTGTAGAATTTCCGCTTGGAAAGTTCATCGCTGTAACAGGCGTTTCAGGTTCAGGTAAATCGACATTAGTCAATGAGATCTTGAAAAAAGCATTGGCGCAAAAAATCAATCGAAATTCCAATAAACCAGGAAAATTCAAAACCTTGACTGGTTATGAAAAAATCGAAAAAATCGTTGATATCGATCAAAGTCCGATCGGCCGGACACCGCGAAGCAATCCAGCGACATATACCAGCGTTTTTGATGATATTCGTGATCTTTTCGCGAAAACCAATGAAGCGAAGATGCGCGGTTACAAAAAAGGCCGTTTCAGTTTCAATGTGAAAGGCGGACGCTGTGAAGCCTGCAAAGGCGATGGGATCATCAAAATCGAGATGCATTTTCTGCCAGATGTGTATGTGCCTTGTGAAGTTTGTCATGGCAAACGTTATAACTCAGAAACGTTAGAGGTACATTACAAAGGAAAGAATATCGCTGAGATTTTAGAAATGACTGTAGAAGATGCGGTGGAATTTTTCCAACATATCCCTAAGATCCATCGCAAACTGCAAACGATCGTTGATGTAGGGCTGGGCTATGTGACATTAGGACAACCGGCGACAACTTTATCCGGCGGTGAAGCACAACGGATGAAACTAGCCAGTGAACTTCATAAGAGCTCGAACGGTAAGAGTTTTTATATCTTGGACGAACCGACTACGGGTCTGCACACCGACGATATCGCTCGCTTGTTGAAAGTATTGGAACGGTTGGCGGATGCTGGTAACACAGTTCTGGTTATCGAACATAATCTTGATGTCATCAAATCAGCAGATCATGTGATCGATTTAGGACCAGAAGGCGGAGATGGGGGCGGTACAATCATCGCTGAAGGAACACCGGAAGCCATTGCGGCTGTGCCGGAAAGCTATACAGGACAATATTTGAAAAAAGTTTTGAAATAA
- a CDS encoding DsbA family protein, translating into MDITEINRLETNTDVGVIIGDTNAPKAIIEFVNLRCPYCREWFKKSKEIIDQAVKDKKAYRVIKLFDKEKESLQRGNVMHRYVTKGDTKKAFADITRIYETQDQWGNLELEEVAKFAEQQLSLENYEDSLTTEAIIDEAERANIRFVPTIIIEDKIFDESVDLEDLKRYIESES; encoded by the coding sequence ATGGATATCACAGAAATCAATCGACTGGAAACAAATACCGATGTAGGCGTCATCATCGGAGATACAAACGCGCCAAAAGCGATCATCGAATTCGTCAATCTGCGCTGCCCTTATTGCCGCGAATGGTTCAAAAAATCAAAAGAGATCATCGATCAAGCTGTGAAAGATAAAAAAGCTTACCGTGTCATCAAACTTTTTGATAAAGAAAAAGAATCACTGCAACGAGGCAATGTCATGCATCGCTACGTCACAAAAGGAGATACAAAAAAAGCTTTTGCTGACATCACCCGTATCTATGAAACCCAAGATCAATGGGGCAATCTTGAATTAGAAGAAGTAGCCAAATTCGCTGAACAACAATTAAGTTTGGAAAACTATGAAGACAGCCTGACCACAGAAGCGATCATCGACGAAGCGGAACGGGCTAATATCCGCTTTGTGCCCACGATCATTATCGAGGATAAGATTTTTGATGAATCGGTGGATCTTGAAGACTTGAAACGCTATATCGAGAGCGAAAGCTGA